The genomic segment GTCTCGCCCCAGGGACCGAATCACATCATTGATGTCCGGGTCGAGCCACGGAGTCCTCGGGTCACCGCTGCGGCTCTGGTATGCGAGCGACCACCGCGGGTGCTGGAGTCGGGCGGCGACGAGCCCCGCAGAGGCGGCCAGCTGGCCGGCGTACGGCGCCTTGGCTGCCATCGCCGACGGAAGGCTGTGCGCGGTGAAAATGAGCGTGGTCCTCTCCCGGTGCCCGGCGGGAACGGCGCTCATCGCCGTGGCGATCCGATCGGCCTGCGCCTCGATGAACCCGGGGTGATCGAACCACGGCCCGAGGTAGTCTACGGCGGGCGCTCCTTCCCCTACCCGAACGCGCGCCTCTGCGACGTTCTCCTGGTACTGCTCGTAGCTCGAGTAACTGCGGTGAGGCCCCATCACGATCCCGAGGGCATGGCGGACGCCATCCGCGCGCATCCGGGCCAGGCCCTCGTGGAGGTAGGGGGTCCAGTTTCGCATGCCGACGTAGACCGGAATCCGCGGGCCGCGCGCGGCCAGATCAGCCTGCAGGGCCTCCGCTTGCCGGTGCGTCAACTCGGTGAGCGGGGAGTGCCCATCGAATACCTCATAGTGGTGGACCACCTCTTCGATGCGCTCCGGCTGCACGGTGCGGCCGAGCAGGACGTTGGCAAGGAATGGCCGGACGTCTTCCATCCGATCCGGACCACCGAACGCGATCAGC from the bacterium genome contains:
- the hemH gene encoding ferrochelatase; its protein translation is MSRYDAVLLIAFGGPDRMEDVRPFLANVLLGRTVQPERIEEVVHHYEVFDGHSPLTELTHRQAEALQADLAARGPRIPVYVGMRNWTPYLHEGLARMRADGVRHALGIVMGPHRSYSSYEQYQENVAEARVRVGEGAPAVDYLGPWFDHPGFIEAQADRIATAMSAVPAGHRERTTLIFTAHSLPSAMAAKAPYAGQLAASAGLVAARLQHPRWSLAYQSRSGDPRTPWLDPDINDVIRSLGRDGERAVVVAPIGFVCDHIEVLYDLDTEARETAGRSGVAFHRAGTVMDHPAFIRMLGDLVRARAVA